TCTAAGTAAGCGTCTTTCATCTTTCTAACTTCAACTAAAGATAACTCTAAGTTTTCTTTTTCTAAAATTAAAACAGAGTCTCTTTTTTTCTTTTCTATATCAGAAAACACGTTGTTTATAGATTTAGACAAACCACCTTCCAACTTTTTAAATATCTTATAATTGTGGGAACGCGCTCTTAACAAAAACACATTGGCAGTATAAATATTTCTATTATCTATATAGTCTTCAAAAGTAATTTTAGTCTTTGTTGTACTATCTAAGGTTTTTAAAAACCCATTAAAGCTTTCTAATTGTTCATTTTTTGACTCTGGACCTATCTCTGCTTCAAAACCTATAAGAGATTTTGCTTCTGTTTCATTTATTCCAAACTGGGATATTAATTCTTCTGTGTCTCCAACTGCAATCAACGAGTTGTAATATTTTATACTGTTAATCAATTCATATTTTGATTGAAATTTAGGTACTACAAACATTTCAGAATAATACACCTTTTCTTTTTGTGTATCTAATACATAACCTATAATTATTGCCACAACAGCAACTGCAAGTATAATTTTAATATTAATAAATATAGCTCTAATTAATGCTATAAACAGACCATAAATACCAACAAAAATTGATTTTATAAAAACCAATAATTTATTAATCGTATTTCCAATTAAATTGAAAAAAACAATTAAATCCACGTCGTCCTTATTGTTTTTTTCAGGTTCTAATTCGTTACTCATACTTTTTATATATTTAATTAAATATTTGTTGTAAAATTTTCCTAGTAATTAAATAGGTTGGTTTCACACCTGAAGTACCTAGTCCTCCAGAAGCTAATGTTCCACCAGATTCCAATGGATTATCACTAGCATAATATGCGTATCTTACTTTTACGTTTGGATTTATACTACCTCTAACTTTAGATGCTGCTTGTATTGCTTTTTGATAATGCGCACCTTCCATTTCAAGTCCAATTACATTCCAGGTAGAATTATAAAAAAACTTTAAGATATCCTTATTTTGAAGTGATGTTCCTAAAACGGTAATCATACTTCCTTCATATACTGCAACACCTTGATTTTCTAGATCAGATTTGTTTAACTCATTTTCAAAAGGATAATTATCTGCTGTTCCTTCAAAAATATGTGCAGAAGGTATCATTATGTCTCCTTTTGCGCCTTCTAATATACCTGCTTTACCCATTATTGAGATAGACTCAATATTTAGATGTGTTTTAGTGTCTCCTTCTCTAAACGGTTTTAAAAACTCGTCAATTGTTTCATACGCTTGTTCTCCAAAAGCATAATCCATAACAAAAAGCACAGGTGCTTCAGAATTTTTATCTTGTTTTGGTAAGTTTAAGTCTGTCTTTGATAAGTCAAGCTTAGCAGTATCAAAAATCTGAACATCTATATTTGTTCCAGAAGTGTCTGGAATAAAAATCATACCTTGTTGCAACGCCTTTTGGGTGACCTTGTTACGCAACGCTTTATTATCGCTTTGGCTTAAGGCTTCGTACACTTTAAAAATTTCGGTTTTAGAGGTTTCGGCTTTTAATGCAATTGGAGAGTATAGTGTATTCATGACACTATGTAAATTGGCACTAATAATATGGATTGGTCTTTCTAAAAGACCTTCTTTTTTAAGTGTATTTTTTATCGTGTTAGCCCAGATTTCACCATGGATATGGTGACCTAATCGTTCTCTTAACACTGGACTAAATGTTACAGTACGTTTATTATTATTAACAACCTCATCAATTGCTAATTTACCTAACCAATATACAATATGTAATAAACGCTCTGGTTTATTTGGCAATGCAAAAACGTTATAAACGGTAGACAGTTCCTTAAACGTGCGTCCTAAAATATTTGCGGTATGCGTGATAGCAATTTCACGTTCTTTTTGCGTTAATTTTTTCTTGTTTAATACTGCTGCTTCTAGCTTTTGCCAATCTCTTGTAGTTGCGCCATTTTCATCAATAATAACTCGCTTACTAATTTTATGGGATTCGACAAATAAAAAGGTTAAATGCGTTAATATATCATAAATCTCAGAGCGACCTCTAGTGATTTCAATATTCATTTGCTCATCATCAATACGATAGCAGTTTCTTCTTCGTTTTGGCGGAATTATAGCTTCAAAATGAGAATCCTTATAGCCTTCATCACTAGTTAGATTAATAAATCGACACTCTTCAATTCCATGAGGCAATCTATCAATTACGTAAAGTAACCCTTCAAGCTCCGCTTTTTCTTCAGATATAGATCCATAAATTTCTGGTCTAAGCACTAATAATGCTTCACGAAGTGTCTCTCCAGACACACCCATTGGTTTATAAAACCCTCTATTAAACAAGTGACGCATCGTAATATACATACGTTCTATTGCATTTGAGCTTTCTTGAGCTCTCGTTCTTTCATGTTGTTTTATCATACTACTCATGTAATGTATTTAATGGCCAAAGATAATATTATTTAGCTAAAATATGTGGTTTTAAAGCGTCAGCTATTTTGCGGTCATTAGCTAGACGTGGTATTTTATTTTGACCTCCTAGTTTACCAATAGATTTCATGTAATTTTGAAATCCATTTTTATTAACCTTACTAATTTTTAAAGGTTGTAATACTTTTCCCTCTATCAAATCTAAGTAATAACTGTTTTGTTTTTGCAACGAAGCGTCTATTTTTTTTGCTAAAGCAGAAATGTCTTTTGGTGCGTTTTCAAATTCTACAAACCATTCATGATATGGTAATCCTATTTCTGGATTAATTTGTGGCGCAACTGTAAACTCATTTATTCTTATATCTGTCCCTTGTGTAGCCTCTTTCATGGCTTGTTCGACCTCTTTACCAATAACATGTTCTCCAAAAGCCGAAATAAAATGTTTTATTCTACCAGATACAATAACTCTATAGGGTTTTGTGTCTGTAAACATTATAGTATCTCCGATATTATAAGCCCATAAACCAGCATTAGTGGATATAATCATGACATAATTAACGCCAACCTCCACATCTTTAATCGTAATACGTTTAGGATTTTTATCAAAAAACTGGTCAGCTTTTACAAACTCGTAAAACATTCCAGAATCAAGTTGCAATAACATTCCTTTCTCATTTTGTTTGTCCTGAAAAGCAAAAAATCCTTCACTTGCTGGATACAATTCAATACTATCTACTTTTCGACCTATTAAGTTTTCAAATTTTGCACGATAAGGTTCATAGTTAACACCGCCAAAAATAAATAGGTTGAAATTTTTAAATATGTCTCCTACATTTTTACCTGTTTTTTGTTGCAGTTTTTCAAAATACATTTGTACCCACGAAGGAATTCCGGATATTATTGACATATCTTGATTAACTGTCTCCTCGACTATTGCTTCTACTTTAGTTTCCCAATCCTCAATACAATTAGTTTCCCATGATGGCATTCTATTTTTTTGAAGATATTTAGGGACAAAGTGCGCTACAATACCAGATAGTCGACCTAGTTGTATCCCATTTTGTTCTTTTAAAACTGGGCTTCCTTGTAAAAAAATCATTTTTCCGTCTACAAATTTGGCGTTTCCTGTTTCATGTATGTAAAGCAAAATAGCATTTCTAGCTGCGTTTACATGGTTTGGCATACTGTCTTTAGTTAACGGAATATATTTTGCGCCTGAAGTTGTACCTGAAGTTTTTGCAAAATATAATGGTTTTCCTGGCCATAAAATATTCTCTTGACCAGCCACAACCTTGTCGACATAAGGTTTAAGGTCTTCATAATCCCTAATTGGTACACGTTTTACAAAGTCTTGATAATTATTAATACTAATAAAATCGTGATCAATACCAAAGGTTGTACTTGAGGCTTGGCTAATAAGATCTTTAAACACTTTATCTTGTGTTTGAATTGGGTTATTGGCCCATTTTTGCACTTTTTTATAAATGCGTTTTGCAAATGGTTTAGCTAAAGCTGCTTTAATTGATGGCATTATTTAAAATCTATAAAATTAGTTGGGTTTACTGGATAACCGTCACTCCATAATTCAAAATGAAGGTGTGGACCTGTAGATAACTCGCCTGTATTTCCTGCTGTAGCAATCACTTCTCCTGCTTTAACCAAATCGCCTTGCGCTTTAGTTAAGGAAGCGTTGTGTTTGTATACAGATATTAGACCTTGACTATGTTCGATTATAATAACGTGACCAGTTTGAGCAGTCCACTCGGCAAAAATTACAGTTCCATCTGCAGTAGATTTTATAGGCGTGTCTTTAGCAACGACAACATCCACAGCGTAGTGTTTAGTTTTAACGTTATAGTTTTCGCTAATTGTACCATTTACTGGTGGAAATAAAACAAAATTTGCTTTGGAAGTAGCGGTTTCAAACAAGCTATATTTATCTTCTTTATCTACTTTTTGTCTAAGGATCGAATCTTCTTTAATTGGATTTAAATCAACTTGACTAGCTTCTAATTTAGCAGCCTGTATTATAGAATCTTTATTAAACTTAACTGTACTGACTTCGCCTTGTAACACTTGTTTTATAGACGCAAAATATTTTTCGTTTAAATCAATAGTACGTTGTAAAGAATCTGTTTGAAAACTTAATTTAACAGCTTTCTTTTTAAGTGTTGTGGATGAATATCCTGGAATATATTCCTTTAAGGGTGTAAAAGCTATTAATATAGTGGTTAAAACAATTAATAAAATAGCAGATATTGTTCCAAGTATAAACACGTTTAAACGCGTTAAATTAAGTGAAAGGCGTTCTTCAAAAGTATCATCGTTTAAAATAACTAAACGGTACTTGTGAAGTAGTTTCTTCTTAATTTTTTTAGATTTTTTTTCAGATTTTACCATATTAAAAACAAAAGTAAATAAAAAATTGTGCTAACATCTTTAGCTAAAGCTAAAGTTAGTGTTTTAACGTTATTATTAAAGTTTAATTATTAACTTTGTGGTCTAAATTTTTAGTTATGATTTCAGCAAGTATATTTTTAGGTATGCCAGGACCAACATCAATGATAATAATAGTGGTAGCGATATTACTTTTATTTGGTGGAAAGAAAATTCCAGAATTAATGCGTGGACTAGGTAGCGGAATTAAAGAGTTTAAAGACGCTAGTAAAGACGAAGAAGACAATAAAGATAAAAAGTAATCTTACTTTATTATAAAAAAACCCAATGCAATGCATTGGGTTTTTTTATGACTTAAAACTGCTTTAGTTAATTTTCAATGATTTAATAATAGATTCTAGCTCTAATATATAATCACGTTTATTAACTGATGGTGCAAAGGTAAAACCTTCTAATACTACATAACGGTTATTAATTTTATCTTCTACCATGTAGTTAACAAATGGTCCTGCATTATATGTGCCTTCAATATCCCAAGTGCTTCTTACTTCATATGTTGGTTTATTATCAATTATAGTTGTGAATAAAAAGGGTGTGTAAGCTTCTTCGGTTTTCATGTATGAGCCATCTATTGGTCCAGGAATATACTTTTTACCAACACTATCTCTAATAGTTATAATTTGCTGTGTAATATCTCCTTCTTTATCT
The genomic region above belongs to Olleya sp. Hel_I_94 and contains:
- a CDS encoding DUF6909 family protein, with product MSSMIKQHERTRAQESSNAIERMYITMRHLFNRGFYKPMGVSGETLREALLVLRPEIYGSISEEKAELEGLLYVIDRLPHGIEECRFINLTSDEGYKDSHFEAIIPPKRRRNCYRIDDEQMNIEITRGRSEIYDILTHLTFLFVESHKISKRVIIDENGATTRDWQKLEAAVLNKKKLTQKEREIAITHTANILGRTFKELSTVYNVFALPNKPERLLHIVYWLGKLAIDEVVNNNKRTVTFSPVLRERLGHHIHGEIWANTIKNTLKKEGLLERPIHIISANLHSVMNTLYSPIALKAETSKTEIFKVYEALSQSDNKALRNKVTQKALQQGMIFIPDTSGTNIDVQIFDTAKLDLSKTDLNLPKQDKNSEAPVLFVMDYAFGEQAYETIDEFLKPFREGDTKTHLNIESISIMGKAGILEGAKGDIMIPSAHIFEGTADNYPFENELNKSDLENQGVAVYEGSMITVLGTSLQNKDILKFFYNSTWNVIGLEMEGAHYQKAIQAASKVRGSINPNVKVRYAYYASDNPLESGGTLASGGLGTSGVKPTYLITRKILQQIFN
- a CDS encoding GH3 auxin-responsive promoter family protein, which codes for MPSIKAALAKPFAKRIYKKVQKWANNPIQTQDKVFKDLISQASSTTFGIDHDFISINNYQDFVKRVPIRDYEDLKPYVDKVVAGQENILWPGKPLYFAKTSGTTSGAKYIPLTKDSMPNHVNAARNAILLYIHETGNAKFVDGKMIFLQGSPVLKEQNGIQLGRLSGIVAHFVPKYLQKNRMPSWETNCIEDWETKVEAIVEETVNQDMSIISGIPSWVQMYFEKLQQKTGKNVGDIFKNFNLFIFGGVNYEPYRAKFENLIGRKVDSIELYPASEGFFAFQDKQNEKGMLLQLDSGMFYEFVKADQFFDKNPKRITIKDVEVGVNYVMIISTNAGLWAYNIGDTIMFTDTKPYRVIVSGRIKHFISAFGEHVIGKEVEQAMKEATQGTDIRINEFTVAPQINPEIGLPYHEWFVEFENAPKDISALAKKIDASLQKQNSYYLDLIEGKVLQPLKISKVNKNGFQNYMKSIGKLGGQNKIPRLANDRKIADALKPHILAK
- a CDS encoding M23 family metallopeptidase → MVKSEKKSKKIKKKLLHKYRLVILNDDTFEERLSLNLTRLNVFILGTISAILLIVLTTILIAFTPLKEYIPGYSSTTLKKKAVKLSFQTDSLQRTIDLNEKYFASIKQVLQGEVSTVKFNKDSIIQAAKLEASQVDLNPIKEDSILRQKVDKEDKYSLFETATSKANFVLFPPVNGTISENYNVKTKHYAVDVVVAKDTPIKSTADGTVIFAEWTAQTGHVIIIEHSQGLISVYKHNASLTKAQGDLVKAGEVIATAGNTGELSTGPHLHFELWSDGYPVNPTNFIDFK
- a CDS encoding twin-arginine translocase TatA/TatE family subunit produces the protein MISASIFLGMPGPTSMIIIVVAILLLFGGKKIPELMRGLGSGIKEFKDASKDEEDNKDKK